In Shewanella sp. GD04112, the sequence ACCCCAACCAGACTCGTTAAAGACTTTAATGACATGGATATTGGCATTTTGATTTGGCATTACGCCAATAACGCCGTCGTTGTTAGCGATCGCCGCGATAGTACCCGCAACGTGGGTTCCATGGGCGTTGTTATTGCCGGGCTCGTACCAGTTACCTGTGCCAGAGTTGTTGGTACCCGTGACATTGTTACCGCTTAAGTCGCTGTGACCACGGTCATAACCAGAGTCGATAATACAGATGGTGCGGTTACCCGCTTGGCTGTCGCTTAATTGGGTTGCACCCACAAAGGTTTGTCCCCAAGGCGTTGTTTCGCTTAGCAGGTGGCGTGGCATGTCCTCTTCCACATATTCCACATCGGCACGTGCTCTTAATGCCTTAATGCCATTGTTATCCAGCTTAACAGAGTAGCTGTTACTGCGGCCGATACGCTTCATTTCTTTGGCTTGCGCCTTGTTCAGCACACTGTGCTGGGCGCTAATTTCAGCTACTTGAGGCTGATAGTTCATTGTGGTAGCGAGCTGATCGCTACTTTGCAGGCTGCTTTCAGACATCAGGGCTGGCGCATCGGCATTTTTAAACTTAACGATATAGCGCTTTGGCAGAGGTGAGGTCTGTGCTTGCATCGCTGCGGCGAAACCCGGTGCATCGGGGGCAGCATTAACACCTGCTGAGATCGCAATAGCTAAGCTAGATAAACTCAGGGCTATCTTAGTGGTTCGATTGATTGTCATGTTTTTCTTCCATGTTCAATTTAGTGTTAATCATTATTATTTTGTGCTTTTAAAGAATAACTACGACTCATATGCTACTCGGTTAGTGAATTTATCTTTGGAGTAAGTATTTGTAAATTAAATGTTAATGGTATGGCGGTTTGTAAAGCGCCTTGAGGTAATAAGCGGGTTTATTGAATAAAAAACCATATGTTACAAGTTGTAACTAATATTTAGCGCGATTTGTGTTTATTTATGTGGAAAAGGTGAATAAGCAAAAGCGAATTTTATCGGCCTTAACAGCGGATGATGGATTATCGTTAATGTCTAATTTATTGAAATTAATATTTATAATTTTTTGGAATTAAAAGTAATAAAATTAAGAGTGTTTTTCTTTGCTTGATGTTGAGTTTATTTCAAGTGATTGATTATGCGATTTTATTGCATTTTTGCGTCGAAGCTTTGGCATTTGCCAATTTATTGGCTTTTGTGCATCGTCAGGGCAGGATAATCGACTGGTCGTACTTGGTGAGCTGAATAAACATCGGCCGAAATATAAAAAGCGCCAACAGGCGCTTTTTATCGATCTCAACAGCGAGTTATTCTGTTTTAGGTTGAGTGTCGGCTAAGGTCTGATAACCGCCACCGTTATAGGTTTGAGTGTAACCCGCCGCGACGAGGGCTTCGGTTGCGATACTGCTGCGTCGACCGCTACGACAATACAACACCACGGGCGCATCTTTGGCGATACCGCGCTTAGCAAACTCGGCGGCGACTTGCTCAAAGGGAATATTAACCGCATTGGCTAAATGGCCCGCGGCAAATTCCTCTGGGGTGCGTACATCGAGCACCATAGCACCAGCAGCGATTTTTTGCCACGCAACTTGAGGCTCTTGATCGGCGGCACTTGCCGCGTTCGGGACTAAGGTGAGTGATGACAGACTCAAGAGAGCCACCCCCAGTAAGGTTTTACTGCGACACAGTAACTTGTTGAACACTGACTTTCTCCTTTGCAAATGTGCATTAACCTTGTTTCGCGATTTCGGCTTCGGATTTGACGCCCAATTTGCGTAATACCATGGCCGCAGGGCAAAAACCCGTGAAAGCGCTTTGGAATAGGTTAGCGCCAACGAAGGCCGTTAACCACATAAAGTTATGGTGCACAAAAGCGGTTAACACCAAAGACAGTAACACCATAAATCCGGCAAAGGCCATAATGCTGCGTTCGAGTGACATAGGTTGCTCCTAGAGGCAGCGCTATGGCTGCCTATTGTGGGTTAATCGGCTGTTTGAGTTAAGTTTATGCGATTTTTCATCGCCGCGTAGTAAAGCACTGGGATAACGATTAAGGTCAGTAAGGTCGAGATAAAAATCCCGAAAATTAGACTGATCGCAAGCCCGTTGAAGATTGGGTCGTCCAAGATAAACAAGGCGCCAATCATGGCCGCCAAAGCGGTCAGCATAATCGGTTTGGCCCGCACGGCGCCCGAGTGGATGACAGCGCGCTCAAAGGGAACCCCTGAGGCGGTTTCCTGATTGATAAAATCCACTAATAATATCGAGTTACGGACAATAATCCCCGCCAAGGCAATCATGCCAATCATCGATGTCGCGGTAAATTGCGCGCCGAGCAGTGCATGCCCCGGCATGACCCCTATCACTGTCAGTGGGATTGGCGCCATAATGATGAGCGGCACCAGATAGGATCTAAATTGGGCGACGACCAATAAGTAAATCGCAATCATCCCTACGGCATAGGCTATCCCCATATCCCTGAAGGTTTCATAGGTGATCTTCCATTCCCCGTCCCAGAGCACGGCGACTGAGTCTAGCCCGGTTGGTTGGTGGATATAATGCTGATCGAAACCTAAGCCACCATCGCCGTCGATTTTGCCCGCCATGTCGAACATGCCATAGAGCGGACTGTCGAGCGGACCGGCCATATCGGCAACCACCATCACCATAGGGATCATATTCTTATGGATGATAGGAGCATCGATTTTTCCGCGCTTAATCGTCACCAGCTCAGACACGGGCACAGATTGCCCCGTTTGGCTCTGCAGCTTCATATTCAGCACTTGCTCTAAATCGATTTTTGCCCCTTCTTGCAGTTGCAAGCGGATAGGCACTGGTTGTTTTTGCTGCGCGATATGCAAATAGCTTACATCCTTGCCGCCAACCGAAGTTGCAATTAAATCAACGATATTGCTATATGGCACCGCCATTAGGCTGGCTTTAGAGCGGTCGATCATCACTTGCCATTTTTGCTGTGCTGCGGGCAAGAAAATATCAATATCGACCACATCTTTGGTCTCACGGAACAGCGACTGCAGCTCGTAGGCCGCTTGTTCGCGAATCGCAGGACTTGGACCATAGACTTCGGCCACAATTGGTGACCAGACTGGCGGGCCTGGTGGTACTTCAACGACTTTCACATTGGCCTGATACTTAGCGCCGATATGCTGCAATTCTTCACGGACCGACAGTGCGATACTGTGACTGTCACGCTTGCGATGCTTTTTATCGACTAGATTGACCTGAATATCGCCAAGCTCTTGGCTGTGACGTAGAAAATAGTGGCGTACTAAGCCGTTAAAGTTCATCGGTGCATTAGTGCCGGCATACAGCTGCAAATGCTCCACCTCGGGCACAGTGGCAAGGTAGCGACTTAAATCCTGAAGTACCCGCTGGGTTTGTTCCACTGGCGTGCCTTCAGGCATATCCACCATGACTTGGAACTCGGATTTATTATCGAAGGGCAGCATCTTTAACACCACGAGCTGACCCACGGGCAAGGCCACGGCGATACCTATAAGCACAAAGACACCTGCGGCGAGCCCAATCCGTGCTTTACGGGCACCTTTACCTAGCAGGAAGGGACCGATTAAACGAGTAAATAGGCGCACCATTTTGCTCTCGTTCATCTGAGCATCAGCATCGCTGCTGTGCGTGGCGTCAGTCGCTGAACCACTATGGTGTTTGAGCAGTTTACGACTCAGCCATGGGGTTACCATAAAGGCGACCACCAGCGAAATCAGCATGCCCATACTGGCGTTGATGGGGATCGGGCTCATATAAGGGCCCATTAATCCCGACACAAATGCCATGGGCAGCAGTGCTGCGATAACGGTAAAGGTAGCGAGAATCGTTGGGCCGCCCACTTCATCGACCGCAACGGGGATGAGTTCACTAAAGGATTTTTTACCGAGCGCCATGTGCCGATGGATATTCTCCACCACCACAATGGCATCGTCGACCAAGATCCCGATGGAGAAAATCAGCGCGAAGAGTGACACTCGGTTAAGGGTAAATCCCCACGCCCAGGAGGCGAACAGGGTGATCGCCAAGGTGATAATAATGGCGACACCTACCACCAGTGATTCGCGGGCGCCCATGGTTAAAAATACCAATACGACAACGGCACTGGTGGCAAAAATCAGCTTAAGAATAAGGGTGTTAGATTTATCAGCCGCCGTCTCGCCATAGTTGCGCGAAACGGTCACTTCGACATTGCTGGGGATCAACACATTCTTGACCTTAGCAATGCGCGCGAGGGTGGCATCGGCAATATCGACGGCGTTTTGTCCCGGCTGCTTACCAATAGCGATAGTCACCGCGGGGTAGATATCCTTCTTGTCGCTATGCCAAACGCTTTGGGTGGGAATATCGCTCTTTAAACTGATATCGGCAATATCGGCTAAATAAACGGGGATAGGTTTACCCTGTTTATCCTGCGAAATACTCACTACCAGCTGTTTTACATCGTCTATAGTTTGCAAAAACTGGCCTGCCTGAACCTTAATTTCTTGATTACCTTGCACTAAAGATGCAGGCATCGAGATGTGATTATTGTCATTCAGGCTTTGTCTCAACTTGTCGTAGGTGAGATTAAAGCTGTTCATCTTAGCGGGATCGATGCGGACATTGGCCACCATCTCATGTTGGCCAACGGTGTAAATCTCCCGCGTCCCCGGGATCCGCTTGATTTCGGTTTCTAGCCCTAACGCCACATGGGTCAACTGTTCGGCCGAGACCTGTTTGTCCTTGGACCAGAGTGTTAGGCTGACAATCGGCACATCATCGATACCGCGTGGTTTAATCAATGGCTCGCCAACACCCGCGCCCTGCGGCAGTTTATCCATATTGGAATAAATCTGGTTGTAGAGGCTGACAATGGCATCGTTGCGGGTTACGCCGACCTTAAAGATCACAATGATCATCGCGCCATCGGGCTGGGAGAAAGAATAGAGTGTATCTATCCCTTTGAGCTCTGAAATTACTTGCTCAGCGGGCAGGGTGACTAAGTTTTCCACTTCGGTCGGGGTCGCGCCGGGGAAAGGGATAAATACGTCGGCAAAGGTGACGTCAATCTGTGGTTCTTCTTCCTTTGGGGTCACTAAGATGGCAAATAAGCCGAGTAACAAGCCCAGCAGTGCCAGCAGTGGTGTAATGGCACTGTTTTGAAATGCGGCCGCAATACGACCCGAAATGCCAAGTGACGTCGAAGATTCAGTAGCGTGTTTCATTCAACAACCTCATCAAGTTGATATCGCTAGGGAATTTATTGCTTTTGTTCAAGCAACACTTGGTAAGCATCCACGGCGACAATATCACCAGTTCGCAGCCCCGCGAGGACTTCGACTTCACCATCGGCAGGCTCAGAGACGCGCACCTGGGTGAGAACGAATTGCTCGCCTTTTTTCAGATAGACACTGCTGAGTTCATTCATGGTGATAAGGGTCGAGGTCGGCAGTTGGATTTTTTCCCGCTCGCCATTTTTAAACAGCGCCTTAGCCCAGGTTCCGGGTTGAAGGTTGGGTTCATCCTTTGGCAGGTTAATCCGCACTTGATAACTGTGACTCACAGGATCGGCAAAGCTAAAGATAGTGAGGTCCTTGGAGGTGAGTTCACGGCCGTCACTTAAGCGCACCATAAACTCAGGCGCGTTTTTCAGTTGCTGAATATAGCGCTGTGGCACTTGGGTGATAGCGCGCATTTGGCTCGGTGAAAACCCAGATAGCAGTGGCTGACCGACACTCACGGTTTCACCCAACTCAACTAAACGCTCGGTGACAATCCCGCTAAATGGCGCCGATACCACAGTGTATTTGAGGGATTCGCTGGCTTTAATGACCCTAGCTTTGGCGGCACTCACGGCTTGCTCGGCGGCCTTGGCATTGGCGGTCGCTTCATCCATGGCGCCTTTTGAAATCGCACCTTGGGGAAAGAGTTCTTTATAGCGTTTGTATTGGGCCTGCGCTTCCACATTTAGGGCTGTGGCTTTGGCGAGATCGGCCTCATAGCTTGCCAGTTCCGCGCCTTGCTCTTTACTGGTGATCTCGAGTAACGCCGCGCCTTCTGGCACGACATCATTAACATCGTAGTTGAGCTTAACGATACGCCCTGAGGTTTGCGCCGAGACGGTAGCCGCTTTGACGGCCTCGATACTGGCGTCTAGGGTCACCCAATTCGCGTAAGGTTTACTCATTACCTCGAGGGTAGCCAAGGGCGCAGCCTGGGTGGCAAAGGGGGAAAAAACGAATAATGTGAATAGAGTACGTGAGATTGCAGCCATACCAAATCATCCCAAAAATAATTCATGAGTAAATTCTAATGGAGTTGTTTTGATTAGGCAATCAATATTTATTAGAAAAATTTAATGTAATCGATTTCACTAATATAGGGAAACGGCGAATGAATCTTCCCTTACATCAATCGCCATATCATCACTCTAGTCCTTGTCCAGCTTTAAATATCAGTCGTTTAAATAATAGGTCAGCGTAGACACAATGCGAATTTGTTTTATGTAAGGCGTGCTGCTGTCACGATCGGAAATCGTAAACTGGCCTTGGCTGGCACTCTTAATCTTACCCAGACGCGATTGTGAGTCCTTGGCAAACTTTTCGGCCACTTCCCGCGCATTTTGCGTCGCTTCCTGCACCATGGTCGGTTTCACATCATTGAGTGCTGTAAATAAAAACTCGGTACGGTTTTCATAATCTTGGCTACCGATGGCGATGCCTTCTTTAACTAGGTTTATCATTTGCTTACGCGTGCTGAGCATTAAATCAATTTGTGGGGTATAGACAGAAAGATTCACCTTTGCCGAGTAACGATAGCGCACATTCGGGTCAACGTAGCCTTGAGCCTGTCTGTCTTCTATTGTCGGCAGCGAGACTGTAATTTCGCTGTCGCTAAAACCCTGTTCCTTGAGGTAGGCGACCACTCTGTCGGTTTTTTGCTGCACTGTGTCGTAGAGCTTAGGCAGGTTATTGTCGACTTCGGTGAAGTTAATCGGCCAGATGGCGATATTGGCTTTCACTTCCTTTTCGGCCAGCCCTTTAACTGTGACTGTGCGCTCTAGGGCTTTCATCTCTAACAGCGCCGAGCTGGCGCTTTGTCCTACATAGACCATGCCTGCACATAAGAAACCGCCAAGCACGAGGGCGGGAAGAAGATAATTGCGTTGCATAACATACTCACTCGATGGGATTGTTGAAGCTACCTTACTGCAATTATGTGACTTTGGGGATAGACAAATAAGAAAGCATTAAGCTTTATTGAAAATGCTCAGCTGCTATTCAGGATTGATACGCGGTTGTAAAAGCGGCTTATGTGTTAGCCACTTAGTTAACAGGAGGGATAGGGCTTGGCTGCCATAATTCGACTTTATTGCCATCGGGGTCGATAAACCAACCGAAACGGCCAAATTCCGAGTCTTCAATCTCCCCAATTTGTTCGCCGCCGCCCTGAGTGACTTGCTGTAGGGCCTGCTCCAGATCGTCAACGATAAAATTAAACATAAAGCTTTTGTCGGTCGGGGCAAAATAGCTAGTGTTATGGTCGAAAGGGGTCCACACATGGTAACCGGGCGTCGGTTTATCGTTGTGATAAAAGGCGGCACCGCCCCAGTTTTCAATTGGTATTTGCAGATGGTTTTGATACCAAGTGGCTAACGCGACGGGATCAGTACTTTTAAAGAAAATACCACCAAGTCCAATGACTTTTGCCATAAGGGTGACAGTGTAAGTGGGGGATGGATTAACTTTAGGCAATAAATACGCAAGATACAAAAAAGCCGCAAAAATGCGGCTTTTTTGAGTTCGAAATAGCTTAGAACTGGTAGCTGTATTGTACTGAGTAGTACATACCGCTTGATTCAGTTACCGCGTTCACAGGGCCTGTGATTGCGCTGTTTTCGATCAGGTGAACTTCTTCACCTTTAATGTATGCGATACCGAAGTCAACGGTGTTTTGTGGATTGAGGTGGTAGCTCATACCCGCTGTGAACCAGTTACGGTCAGAGTCTGGGAATGAAATCGAGCTGATTTCGTCCACAACGCCTTGGTCATGCATGTAACCAGCACGAACGGTGAATTGTTCGTTGATGGTGTAAGTTCCACCCACGCTGAATAACCATGAATCTTTCCATTGGTATTCTTTCAGGGCTACATCACCTACAGGCCTAGTCACGCCCACAGCGGCAATTGTTGCTGTGCCGTCTTTCGCGGTGATTTGATCAAAGTTACCCCACTGGGTGTGCTGGGCTGTGTAGTGCAGGGCAAATTTAGGGGTGATTTGATGGAAACCGGCAACTTGGAAAATATCCGCTAACGGTACATCTAAGCTATCAAAACTTGTCGTAACTGGTACTGCACCTACACTAGGAATGGTTGTCATCGAGACAGTATTGATATCGCCTTCAACATTGACGGTTGGGCTGAAACGGTAGCTGATACCGAAACGGTTGTCTTTATCTAACTCAATAGTAGCACCCACGATACCACCGAAGGCCCAACCATCAGCGTCTACGTCAACCAGAGGCGTAGTGCCCATATTACGGGTTAAGCGGCCTTCGCCATAGACGGCATCCAGACCCGCGCCGATACTGAACATATCGTTGATGCGATATGACACGCTGGCGTTGAAGTTAACGGTAGTGACTTCAGTTTCACCCAGTAGGTCATAAGGTGCTGCTGAGCCTGCTGGCAAATTCTTCGAAAGTGAGCTGGCATCGGTACCAGTACCGAAGTTAGAGAATGCGGCAAAACCCACGGCGAATTTATCGTCGATTGGGTGAATGTAGAAAATATTCGGGATAACTTTAGAGCTACCCGCATCGTCGATGCTGCCTAAATCATAAGCGCCACCGGCAAAGTTAACGTCTTTAACGTCAACAGTAATATCGGCATAGGTTAAGCCGAAAGAGATTGCGTCTTTATCAAAGAGCGCCATCGCTGCTGGGTTACGAGATAACACTGAAGCGTTATCAGCGATGACTGCGTCACCGGCAAATGCACGGCCCATACCTGTGGCTGATTGGCTGTTTAATTGGAAACCCGATGCGAATGTTTGTGAACTCGCCAGTGCAACGGCAACGGCAAGCAGTGTCTTGTTGAATGATTTCATTATTATTCTCTCATTATTTTGGTATTGGATTTTGTTCGGTCCTAGTTGCCAGAACAAGGCGCAAATCCTTTTATAATCTTCGGCATGGTAGGGATTGTGTGTAACCTCAACAAGTCCGACCAGATTTGAAATTTGTTAATTAACAGTTAATTAAAACGGGGTCGTACTTTAGCATGAACGAATGGTCGGGCCAGATGCTTGGTATCTTTGGTTTTTATTGGGGAGGGAAGTTTTAATTGAGGTTAATGTTTTGTAACGAGAAGAAGGTTAATAAATTTAAACAATTTGTAAAAAGCGTACACATGTACGCTTTTTACAATTAGGGACAGAAAATTATCTGTTATAACGCGGATTTAAATTGCTCAAATTCTGCGGTAATGGCTTCGGCAGGGCGTGACATTTTACTGACGATGACACCAGCAATAATCGCAAACACAAATCCGGGTAAAATCTCGTACAGGTTGAAGATCCCACCAGACAGTTGTTTCCAAATTACCACGGTTAATGCGCCGACAATAATGGTCGCAATCGCTCCGTTACGGCTGTACTGCTTCCAGAAGAGTGATAGCAGTACGACAGGACCGAAGGCGGCACCAAAACCTGCCCACGCATAACTGACTAGACTTAATACACTGCTTTCAGGATTCAGGGCAATGATCCCCGCGATCACGGCAATGGCCAGCACGCCCATACGACCTACCATCATCAGCTCGCGATCGTCTGCTTGAGGGCGTAACCACTTGCGGTAAAAGTCCTCGGTGATCACGCTCGAACACACCAACAACTGCGAATCAATGGTACTCATAATGGCCGACAGAATTGCGGCGATCAGTAATCCGCCAATCCAAGGGTTAAAGGCGGCTTGGGCTAAATGAATAAACACGGTTTCGGCATTGGCCAAGGGTTGATTGGCAAAATACAGTGAACCCGCTAATCCTGTGGCTAACGCGCCGATGAGAGATAACATCATCCAGCTCATGGCGATACGGCGTGACAGCGGCAGTGCATCGGCGCTGCCAATAGCCATAAAGCGCGACAAAATATGAGGCTGACCGAAATAACCCAGTCCCCATGCGAGCAGTGATAACAAGCCAATCACTGTGGTTTTGTCACTGATCAGTGCCAACATGGCTGGGTCGATAGACTCAATTCCCGCATGGCTCTCGGGGTGCGAGAATACCGCAAAGGGGATGATCAGCAGGGCTATCAACATTAAACAGCCTTGGAAGAAGTCGGTCCAACTCACGGCAAAAAAACCGCCAATAAAGGTGTAACCCACAATGATGGCAGAGCCAATCACTAAGGCAACGTTGTAATCGAGGCCGAAGACTTTTTCGAACAGAATGGCGCCGCCCACCATGCCAGAAGATGCATAGAAGGTGAAGAACACCAGAATCGTGACCGCAGAGACGAGTTTGAGGTAACCCTGTTTATCGTGAAAACGTTTCTCGAAGAAGTCGGGCAGGGTGAGGGCGTTGTCTGCTAATTGGGTATAAATGCGCAGGCGTTTGGCTACGAATAACCAGTTAAGCCAAGCGCCGACCACTAAGCCAATCCCAATCCATGCTTCGCCTAAGCCGCCTAAGTAAACGGCACCAGGTAAGCCTAAGAGCAACCAGCCTGACATATCGGAGGCGCCCACGCTGAGCGCGGTGACGGCGGGACCCATTTTACGGCCGCCTAAAATATAATCATCAACAGTATCGGTGGCACGGTAAGCCCAAAATCCTATGCCCATCATCAATACTAAATAGCCAACAAATGTGATTAAAATCGGGGTTTCAATCGTCATATTGTCTTTATCCCATCTTGTTATTATTCAAAGTGGCAAGCATGCTACCAGATGTTTGAGCAAGAACCCATTAGTAGATAAAGATGTGATCGAAATCCGACCTCCGAGCATGAGAAAAGATCGGAGGTCGATAACAGAAAGGGTTTACTATTAATAGCTTAGATAAAGGTGTTCTTGATTTCGTCTTTTACAAAGCTAAGGTCTGTCTGATCTTCACCCACAAGCAAAATGTATGCATCACCGGCCTCAAAGCCCATGCCCTGATATTTACCATCGGCAAAGGTGTTATCCAGCACCATGCGTTTTTCGATGGGCACAATAAACAGAGTCACTTTACCTTTTTCAGCTTGCAGTACTAAGTGCAGACTCTTAACCCCTTGAAAATCACAGTAAGAGGTGTAGTAGACCTTACCTGGTTGCTCAGTAAATTTAGCGTTTCCTAGATTATTCATCGAGGCTAATTGCGCATTTACTTGGCTAAAGTTGACATTTTGGTCCACCTGCAAGGCTACGCCTTCATGGTAAACATGGGCTAAGGCATGCTCGGCTAAATCCACTGGGCCTAAGCGCAATAAACTGAAACTGATCCCCACAATAAAGGCAATCGACGCGGCCATGGCGACTAAAAAGCCCGTTTGACGGCGCTGTTTATGGTGCTGCTGCAATTGTTGGCGCAGAATAAGTTTGTCGGCCAAGTCCTCTGGCACATCCACTTTTAACGCATGAGTGATTTTGGCATCGAGGCCCTTAAGCTCTGCGACGAACGCCTGATATTCGGCATTCTCTTGCATTTGCGCAACAAACTCGGGATCTTGATTATGAGGATCTTCATAAGCTTGGCGCCTAAATTTAAGCTCATCCATTGGATTGACCTCTCACATCGGTTTTCTCAAGTAGTTCTTTCAATTGGTTCCTCGCCCGAAATAAGCGCGTCATGACAGTGTTGCGGTTTAAGTCCAAGAGCTGGGCAATTTCATCACCGCTAAAGCCACCGATTAACTGCAGCAATAGGGGCTCCCGATATTCAATATCCAGCTTAGCGATTTGTCGCCTTAACCAGTACTGCTCGGTTTGCTCTTCCGTGCTGGAGGCAATGTGATCTTCTAAGCTGTCTTGTTCGACATCGGCGTAATCAAATTGTTTGCGCTCGAATCGACGGGCATTTTCGCGCCTCAGAATCGTGATCAGCCAAGCCTTCGCCGCTTTATCATCCTGTAGGGAATCTAAAGAGCGCCATGCCCGCAAGAAGGTTTCTTGGGT encodes:
- a CDS encoding sigma-70 family RNA polymerase sigma factor, giving the protein MFANWRKKSVEPAVSSDMLSKQRRYNSLVKALHADIFRYAFWLCGDKQVAEDITQETFLRAWRSLDSLQDDKAAKAWLITILRRENARRFERKQFDYADVEQDSLEDHIASSTEEQTEQYWLRRQIAKLDIEYREPLLLQLIGGFSGDEIAQLLDLNRNTVMTRLFRARNQLKELLEKTDVRGQSNG
- a CDS encoding DUF3379 domain-containing protein yields the protein MDELKFRRQAYEDPHNQDPEFVAQMQENAEYQAFVAELKGLDAKITHALKVDVPEDLADKLILRQQLQQHHKQRRQTGFLVAMAASIAFIVGISFSLLRLGPVDLAEHALAHVYHEGVALQVDQNVNFSQVNAQLASMNNLGNAKFTEQPGKVYYTSYCDFQGVKSLHLVLQAEKGKVTLFIVPIEKRMVLDNTFADGKYQGMGFEAGDAYILLVGEDQTDLSFVKDEIKNTFI